ACTTCTTTATAAACTACTATTTAATATAATTATATTATATTTTTTCTAAAAAGCAAGTTTTTTTTGAAATTTTTTTACAAACAAAGTGTATTTTTTAAAAAAAATGAATTAAAAAAACACTATTAATTTTTTTAATCTTATTTTTCTTGACAATAAAATATTTATAGTATAAAATGTTCTGTGTATACACAAAACGAAAAGAGGTATTTTATAATGATAATAGAAAGAAATAAATCTATGAGAGAAAAAGTTTATGATGTATTAAAAGAAATGATTATAGATGGTAAAATTCCTCAAGGAGAAAGAATTATAGAAACTGAATATTCTAAAATATTCCAAATAAGTAGAACTCCTATAAGAGAAGCTCTAAGAATGCTAGAGTTAGAAGGACTTGTCGTTTCTAATTCTACAGGGGGAGTTATCGTAAAAAAAACTACTAAAGAAGAACTTATTGAAATATATAAAATAAGAATAGCTTTAGAAGGAATTATTTTAGAAGAAGTTATAAAAAAAGCTACTGAAAAAGAAATAAAACTTATTGAAGAAATTTTAAAAAAAACTGAAAAAAAGTTAAAAGAAAATGATTTAGAAGAAATTTTTTCTCTTTTTTCTCAATTCAATATAGAGTTATATGAAATTGCCAAAGTTCCTAGAGTAATGGGTATGATTAATAATATAAATCTTTATCTTAAAAGATTTAGAAGATTAGCTATAGATGAGAATATTAGAAAAATTGAAGCTTTTAATGACCATGTTAAAATTTTAGATTGTATCAAAAATAGAGATTTAGCTAAAGCATTAAAAATTAATAGAAAACATCTTGAAAGATCAATGGATTTTATGATTCCAAAATTTGAAGAAAAATAGGAAATCTAAAATGTCAAATTAAGAAATAAAATATATAATTTAAATAACTAATTTGAATATTCTTTTTATAAAAAATTGAATTATTATTAATTTTAGATATTTATAAGTTTTTTAATTATTAATAAAAAAGAGCTAACTAGTATTTAAAAAAATATTATCTAGCTCTTTTTTATATTAATTTTTTCTTAATTTTCTTATGTTAGAACTTTAAAATAAAAATATTATAAAATTATAACTCTTCCTATTTATAGCTCTATCATTACATCTT
The DNA window shown above is from Fusobacterium perfoetens ATCC 29250 and carries:
- a CDS encoding GntR family transcriptional regulator, whose translation is MIIERNKSMREKVYDVLKEMIIDGKIPQGERIIETEYSKIFQISRTPIREALRMLELEGLVVSNSTGGVIVKKTTKEELIEIYKIRIALEGIILEEVIKKATEKEIKLIEEILKKTEKKLKENDLEEIFSLFSQFNIELYEIAKVPRVMGMINNINLYLKRFRRLAIDENIRKIEAFNDHVKILDCIKNRDLAKALKINRKHLERSMDFMIPKFEEK